In one Nicotiana sylvestris chromosome 8, ASM39365v2, whole genome shotgun sequence genomic region, the following are encoded:
- the LOC138876562 gene encoding glutathione S-transferase T1-like isoform X1 — protein MTLKLYVDRMSQPSRALLIFCKLNGIDFEEVYINLSKRQHLSPEFKEVNPLKQVPAIMDGRFKLFESHAILRYLACAFPGVADHWYPADLYKRAKVDSVLDWHHSNLRRGAAVYVFSTVLAPAFGLPLNQQAAAEAEKVLLASLAKIESVWLQKKGRFLLGSGQPSIADLSLVCEIMQLQVLDEKDHKRIIGPYKRVLKWIDDTKNAMEPHFGEVHLILFKAKEKFQKQRDAVGSSIPQSSRKLDLHSKM, from the exons GTTAAATGGGATAGACTTTGAGGAGGTCTACATAAACCTCTCCAAACGCCAGCACTTGTCTCCTGAATTTAAAG AAGTTAACCCCTTGAAGCAAGTACCAGCTATAATGGATGGAAGATTTAAGCTTTTTGAAAG TCATGCAATTCTTAGATATCTGGCTTGTGCATTTCCAGGAGTTGCAGATCATTG GTACCCAGCTGACTTATACAAAAGAGCAAAGGTCGACTCTGTGTTGGATTGGCATCACTCTAACTTGCGTCGTGGTGCAG CTGTATATGTCTTTAGTACTGTTCTTGCTCCTGCATTTGGGTTGCCTTTGAATCAACAAGCAGcagcagaagctgagaaagtccTCTTAGCATCTCTTGCAAAGATCGAGTCTGTTTGGCTCCAGAAAAAAGGACGGTTTTTGCTTGGGAGTGGCCAACCTTCAATTGCAGATCTTAGCTTAGTTTGTGAGATTATGCAACTTCAG GTTCTGGATGAGAAGGATCATAAGCGGATAATCGGCCCATACAAGAGAGTTTTGAAGTGGATTGATGACACAAAGAATGCCATGGAGCCTCATTTTGGAGAGGTACATTTAATCCTTTTCAAAGCTAAAGAGAAGTTCCAAAAGCAAAGAGATGCTGTAGGAAGTAGCATTCCTCAATCGAGCAGAAAACTTGACTTGCATTCAAAGATGTGA
- the LOC138874534 gene encoding uncharacterized protein encodes MHANYSSMSKKLHKIQCCLFRMSRGPPPTDMQDSTVEYASDSAPTVFIGEMDSALVDENSNSIDTSEVLTELVNPSGNSSNSIQFCTVVSSLGCLGTSSTQLDTIYDAEEYSKVYACKVFTEIPVREIDMEVEDSVEYDLLNPESQVFDEMFHTVSAIKCDSSDLVRPNEILLALPYMFSACSHDQLIGRDPVASEAE; translated from the exons ATGCATGCCAATTACTCGAGTATGTCTAAGAAACTCCACAAAATCCAGTGCTGTCTTTTCCGTATGTCTAGGGGTCCGCCACCAACAGATATGCAGGATTCGACAGTAGAATATGCATCGGACAGTGCTCCTACGGTCTTTATCGGAGAGATGGATTCTGCTTTGGTTGATGAAAACTCAAACTCTATTGATACTTCCGAAGTACTTACTGAGCTGGTAAATCCGAGCGGTAATTCTTCGAACTCTATTCAATTTTGTACCGTAGTGTCTTCATTAGGTTGCCTTGGGACTTCGAGTACCCAACTGGACACTATATATGATGCAGAGGAATATTCAAAAGTCTATGCATGCAAGGTGTTCACTGAAATACCTGTTAGGGAAATTGACATGGAAGTTGAAGATTCAGTGGAGTATGATTTACTAAATCCTGAAAGCCAGGTGTTCGACGAAATGTTTCACACAGTTTCTGCTATTAAGTGTGATTCCAGTGACCTTGTCAGGCCTAATGAAATCTTGCTAGCACTGCCTTATATGTTTTCAGCTTGTAGTCATGACCAACTTATCGGCAGAG atccagtagcatctgaggctgagtga
- the LOC138876562 gene encoding glutathione S-transferase T1-like isoform X3 — MEDLSFLKVMQFLDIWLVHFQELQIIGTQLTYTKEQRSTLCWIGITLTCVVVQVLISEIEIILFPVAVYVFSTVLAPAFGLPLNQQAAAEAEKVLLASLAKIESVWLQKKGRFLLGSGQPSIADLSLVCEIMQLQVLDEKDHKRIIGPYKRVLKWIDDTKNAMEPHFGEVHLILFKAKEKFQKQRDAVGSSIPQSSRKLDLHSKM, encoded by the exons ATGGAAGATTTAAGCTTTTTGAAAG TCATGCAATTCTTAGATATCTGGCTTGTGCATTTCCAGGAGTTGCAGATCATTG GTACCCAGCTGACTTATACAAAAGAGCAAAGGTCGACTCTGTGTTGGATTGGCATCACTCTAACTTGCGTCGTGGTGCAGGTGCTTATATCAGAGATTGAGATTATTTTGTTTCCAGTTG CTGTATATGTCTTTAGTACTGTTCTTGCTCCTGCATTTGGGTTGCCTTTGAATCAACAAGCAGcagcagaagctgagaaagtccTCTTAGCATCTCTTGCAAAGATCGAGTCTGTTTGGCTCCAGAAAAAAGGACGGTTTTTGCTTGGGAGTGGCCAACCTTCAATTGCAGATCTTAGCTTAGTTTGTGAGATTATGCAACTTCAG GTTCTGGATGAGAAGGATCATAAGCGGATAATCGGCCCATACAAGAGAGTTTTGAAGTGGATTGATGACACAAAGAATGCCATGGAGCCTCATTTTGGAGAGGTACATTTAATCCTTTTCAAAGCTAAAGAGAAGTTCCAAAAGCAAAGAGATGCTGTAGGAAGTAGCATTCCTCAATCGAGCAGAAAACTTGACTTGCATTCAAAGATGTGA
- the LOC104231845 gene encoding probable copper-transporting ATPase HMA5, giving the protein MQLLFGYIFIPPPSSAFILLFNNKDVWANLRAVRLFDQILVTFYQYRCHIILLIAFLDYHRAFLWSLVFSVPVFFTSMVFMYIPGLKNVLETKVVNMLSVGEVLRWALSTPVQFIIGQKFYIGAYIALSHGYANMDVLIALGTNAAYFYSVYSVLRAATSPAFNASDFFETSSMLISFILLGKYLEVLARGKTSEAIAKLMDLAPKTATLLTIDDKGIVVNEKEVDSRLIQKNDVIKTIPGSKVACDGLVIWGQSLINESMITGESRPVTKRTGDIVIGGTLNENGVLHIKAAKVGSETALSQIVRLVESAQMAKAPVQRFADHISKYFVPLVIALSFCTWVSWFLAGMFKAYPRTWIPSSMDSFELSLQFGISVMVVACPCALGLATPTAVMVGTGVGASLGVLIKGGQALQSAQEVNSIVFDKTGTLTICKPMVVNTRLFKTMVPQEFYELIAAAEVNSDHPLAKAIVENAKKMRGSEEKLIWPEALNFESITGQGVKAIICNKEVIVGNKSLMLEQGIAIPVEAEEALAETTGLAQIGVLVSIDKEVIGVLAISDPLKPEAPEVIFILKSMNIESMIVTGDNWGTANAIAKQVGIDSKYVVAEAKPEQKAEKVKELQHLGKVVAMVGDGVNDSPALVAADVGMSIGAGTDIAIEAADIVLMKSSLKDVITAIDLSKKTFKRIHLNYFWALGYNLLSIPIAAGVLFPFTGFRLPPWIAGAAMAAMAAMAASSVSVVCSSLLLKKYRKPKKLNTLDLYKIIVE; this is encoded by the exons ATGCAGCTGTTATTTGGTTATATATTTATTCCCCCTCCCTCGTCTGcattcattttattattcaataaCAAAGATGTTTGGGCCAATTTGCGTGCAGTTCGACTATTTGACCAGATACTTGTTACCTTTTACCAATATAGGTGCCATATAATTCTTTTGATTGCATTCTTGGACTATCATAGAGCTTTTCTTTGGAGTTTAGTATTTTCAGTTCCCGTCTTTTTTACTTCAATGGTGTTTATGTATATTCCTGGTTTGAAAAATGTGTTGGAAACTAAGGTTGTCAACATGCTAAGTGTTGGAGAGGTTCTAAGATGGGCATTATCTACACCAGTACAGTTCATCATTGGTCAAAAATTCTATATCGGTGCCTATATTGCCTTAAGCCATGGTTATGCAAATATGGATGTTCTTATTGCATTAGGAACAAATGCAGCTTACTTTTATTCAGTCTATTCAGTATTAAGAGCTGCTACTTCTCCAGCTTTCAACGCTAGTGACTTTTTTGAGACTAGCTCGATGCTTATCTCGTTCATTCTACTTGGGAAATATCTGGAAGTTTTGGCTAGAGGAAAGACATCGGAGGCCATCGCCAAGCTCATGGATTTGGCCCCAAAGACTGCAACACTGTTAACAATAGATGATAAAGGCATTGTGGTAAATGAAAAAGAAGTTGATAGCAGATTGATACAAAAGAATGATGTGATTAAAACCATTCCAGGTTCAAAAGTAGCTTGTGATGGTCTTGTCATCTGGGGACAAAGCCTTATAAATGAAAGCATGATAACAGGAGAATCTCGTCCGGTCACCAAAAGGACTGGCGACATAGTGATAGGAGGGACTTTGAATGAGAATGGGGTGTTACATATCAAGGCAGCAAAGGTTGGGTCAGAGACTGCTCTTTCACAGATTGTTCGGTTGGTTGAGTCAGCACAAATGGCTAAAGCTCCTGTGCAGAGATTTGCAGACCACATTTCCAAGTACTTTGTGCCTCTT GTCATTGCTCTCTCATTTTGTACTTGGGTTTCTTGGTTTTTAGCTGGAATGTTTAAAGCTTATCCAAGAACTTGGATTCCTTCTTCTATGGATAGCTTTGAGCTTTCCCTGCAGTTCGGCATTTCTGTAATGGTGGTAGCCTGCCCCTGTGCACTCGGACTAGCTACTCCCACTGCCGTTATGGTCGGTACAGGAGTTGGCGCTTCCCTTGGTGTCCTTATTAAAGGTGGACAAGCATTGCAAAGTGCACAAGAG GTGAACTCTATAGTTTTTGACAAGACGGGCACTCTTACTATTTGTAAGCCTATGGTTGTCAATACTAGGCTTTTCAAAACTATGGTACCTCAAGAATTCTATGAACTTATAGCTGCTGCTGAG GTAAATAGTGATCACCCCTTAGCCAAGGCAATTGTTGAGAACGCGAAAAAAATGAGAGGAAGTGAGGAGAAACTTATCTGGCCTGAAGCCTTGAACTTTGAGTCCATAACTGGTCAAGGTGTGAAGGCTATCATCTGCAACAAAGAAGTGATTGTGGGAAATAAGAGCTTGATGTTGGAGCAGGGCATTGCCATTCCAGTTGAAGCTGAAGAAGCATTAGCAGAAACAACAGGACTGGCTCAAATCGGCGTCCTTGTATCTATCGATAAAGAGGTGATAGGTGTTCTTGCCATTTCCGATCCATTGAAGCCAGAGGCTCCAGAAGTCATCTTCATTCTAAAATCCATGAACATTGAGAGTATGATAGTAACAGGCGACAACTGGGGAACAGCAAATGCCATAGCCAAGCAAGTTGGAATTGACTCAAAATATGTTGTTGCAGAAGCCAAACCTGAGCAGAAAGCTGAAAAAGTGAAGGAACTACAG CATTTAGGCAAAGTTGTGGCAATGGTGGGAGATGGAGTGAATGACTCACCAGCACTCGTAGCTGCTGATGTAGGAATGTCGATTGGTGCAGGCACAGATATAGCAATTGAGGCAGCTGACATTGTTCTTATGAAGAGCAGCTTGAAAGATGTGATTACAGCAATCGATCTTTCCAAGAAAACCTTTAAGAGAATCCACCTCAATTACTTTTGGGCTTTGGGATATAACCTCCTCAGCATCCCAATTGCTGCTGGGGTTCTGTTCCCATTTACTGGTTTTCGCTTACCACCATGGATTGCTGGGGCTGCAATGGCTGCAATGGCTGCAATGGCTGCTTCTTCAGTGAGTGTTGTTTGCAGCTCTCTTTTGCTGAAGAAGTACAGAAAACCTAAGAAGCTGAACACTCTTGATTTATACAAAATCATTGTCGAGTAA
- the LOC138876563 gene encoding probable phosphopantothenoylcysteine decarboxylase: MEPMTSEMKPVQNNAPRRPRILLAASGSVAAIKFANLCRSFTEWAEVKAVATKASLHFIDKASLPEDVILYTDEDEWSTWTKIGDNVLHIELRRWADIMIIAPLSANTLGKIAGGLCDNLLTCIVRAWDYDKPLFVAPAMNTLMWNNPFTEKHLMVIDELGISLIPPVSKRLACGDYGNGAMAEPSLIYQAVRIYYDAQLRSGGSNVA; this comes from the exons ATGGAGCCTATGACTTCAGAGATGAAGCCGGTTCAGAACAATGCACCGAGGAGACCTCGTATTCTGCTTGCAGCAAGTGGAAGTGTGGCTGCTATAAAGTTTGCCAATCTATGCCGTTCCTTTACTGAATGGGCTGAAGTTAAAGCGGTTGCTACAAAAGCTTCTCTTCATTTTATAGACAAAGCTTCACTTCCAGAAGATGTCATTCTTTATACTGATGAGGATGAATGGTCAACTTGGACGAAGATAGGTGACAATGTGCTACACATCGAGCTCCGGAGGTGGGCCGATATTATGATTATTGCCCCTTTGTCAGCAAACACACTTGGGAAG ATTGCTGGTGGACTATGTGATAACTTGTTAACGTGCATCGTACGAGCATGGGACTACGATAAACCCCTTTTCGTGGCACCAGCAATGAATACATTGATGTGGAATAATCCATTCACAGAAAAGCACCTTATGGTAATTGATGAGCTTGGGATATCTCTCATACCACCAGTATCAAAGAGACTAGCCTGTGGAGATTACGGGAATGGAGCAATGGCTGAACCGTCTCTGATCTATCAAGCTGTAAGAATCTATTATGACGCACAATTACGATCAGGTGGCAGCAACGTGGCGTGA
- the LOC138876562 gene encoding glutathione S-transferase T1-like isoform X2 — translation MTLKLYVDRMSQPSRALLIFCKLNGIDFEEVYINLSKRQHLSPEFKEVNPLKQVPAIMDGRFKLFESHAILRYLACAFPGVADHWYPADLYKRAKVDSVLDWHHSNLRRGAAVYVFSTVLAPAFGLPLNQQAAAEAEKVLLASLAKIESVWLQKKGRFLLGSGQPSIADLSLVCEIMQLQVVVLRMKIYPLEWTWRKSLFSHFVESFFSAEFRFWMRRIISG, via the exons GTTAAATGGGATAGACTTTGAGGAGGTCTACATAAACCTCTCCAAACGCCAGCACTTGTCTCCTGAATTTAAAG AAGTTAACCCCTTGAAGCAAGTACCAGCTATAATGGATGGAAGATTTAAGCTTTTTGAAAG TCATGCAATTCTTAGATATCTGGCTTGTGCATTTCCAGGAGTTGCAGATCATTG GTACCCAGCTGACTTATACAAAAGAGCAAAGGTCGACTCTGTGTTGGATTGGCATCACTCTAACTTGCGTCGTGGTGCAG CTGTATATGTCTTTAGTACTGTTCTTGCTCCTGCATTTGGGTTGCCTTTGAATCAACAAGCAGcagcagaagctgagaaagtccTCTTAGCATCTCTTGCAAAGATCGAGTCTGTTTGGCTCCAGAAAAAAGGACGGTTTTTGCTTGGGAGTGGCCAACCTTCAATTGCAGATCTTAGCTTAGTTTGTGAGATTATGCAACTTCAG GTTGTGGTTCTTAGGATGAAAATCTATCCACTCGAGTGGACTTGGAGAAAGTCCTTGTTCTCACATTTTGTGGAATCTTTTTTTTCTGCTGAGTTTAGGTTCTGGATGAGAAGGATCATAAGCGGATAA